In Bradyrhizobium erythrophlei, a single genomic region encodes these proteins:
- the xseA gene encoding exodeoxyribonuclease VII large subunit, which translates to MPATEALLNAPEFTVTELSSALRRTVEDAYGHVRVRGEITGFRGAHASGHCYFALKDDGAKIEAVIWKGVHYRMRFKPQEGLEVIATGKLTTYPGSSKYQIVIEALEPAGIGALMALMEERKRKLAAEGLFDEARKQLLPWLPEVIGVVTSPTGAVIRDILHRLEDRFPRRVLVWPVRVQGDGSAEQVANAIRGFNALPEGGRIPRPDLLIVARGGGSLEDLWSFNEEIVVRAAADSMIPLISAVGHETDITLIDFAADKRAPTPTAAAEMAVPVRSELLLEVASLARRSMLCWQRGQEMRRNELRAAARALPSLSELLGIPRQRLDGAAFALPRALKANTHAHFRHFASLSGRLTMRVLRGQLAHARQRLTTSGERITIATRTLLRNRKDRFASLAVRLKASKLSNAEAQRQAIARDRERVLRLAERARRALATSTQRLSARVAHSGQLLNALSYRGVLARGFALVRDEAGHPLHARADIAPGERMSLEFSDGQVGVTADAGEAVAEPKPAARETKPAAPKRTAKPVDQGNLF; encoded by the coding sequence ATGCCTGCGACCGAGGCCCTGCTCAACGCACCCGAATTCACGGTGACCGAACTATCGTCCGCGCTGCGGCGGACGGTGGAGGACGCCTATGGCCATGTCCGGGTGCGCGGCGAAATCACAGGCTTCCGCGGCGCCCATGCGTCCGGCCATTGCTATTTCGCGCTGAAGGATGACGGCGCCAAGATCGAGGCGGTGATCTGGAAAGGCGTCCATTATCGGATGCGCTTCAAGCCGCAGGAAGGGCTTGAGGTCATCGCCACCGGCAAGCTCACGACCTATCCGGGCTCCTCCAAATACCAGATCGTCATCGAGGCGCTCGAGCCTGCCGGGATCGGCGCGCTGATGGCGCTGATGGAGGAGCGAAAGAGGAAGCTTGCCGCCGAAGGCCTGTTCGACGAAGCGCGCAAGCAGCTGTTGCCCTGGCTCCCGGAGGTGATCGGCGTGGTCACCTCGCCGACCGGCGCCGTGATCCGCGATATCCTGCACCGGCTCGAAGACCGCTTCCCCCGCCGCGTATTGGTTTGGCCGGTGCGCGTGCAGGGTGACGGCTCGGCCGAACAGGTCGCCAATGCGATTCGCGGTTTCAACGCCTTGCCGGAGGGCGGCAGGATTCCGCGGCCCGATCTGCTGATCGTGGCGCGCGGCGGTGGTTCGCTGGAAGATCTCTGGTCGTTCAATGAAGAGATCGTGGTCCGTGCCGCGGCCGACAGCATGATCCCGCTGATTTCGGCGGTCGGCCACGAGACCGACATCACGCTGATCGATTTCGCCGCCGACAAGCGCGCACCGACGCCGACGGCTGCGGCCGAGATGGCCGTTCCGGTTCGCAGTGAACTACTGCTTGAAGTGGCCTCGCTCGCACGGCGGTCGATGCTGTGCTGGCAGCGCGGTCAGGAGATGCGCCGCAACGAGCTGCGCGCCGCGGCCCGCGCGTTGCCCTCCTTAAGCGAGTTGCTCGGCATTCCCCGTCAACGGCTGGACGGCGCTGCCTTCGCGCTGCCCCGCGCGTTGAAAGCCAACACCCACGCCCATTTCCGGCACTTTGCCAGCCTCAGCGGACGGCTGACGATGCGGGTGCTGCGTGGGCAGCTCGCGCATGCGCGACAACGCCTCACGACATCGGGTGAGCGGATCACGATTGCCACGAGAACCCTGCTGCGAAACCGCAAAGATCGTTTCGCAAGCCTTGCGGTGCGGCTGAAGGCCTCGAAGCTTTCGAACGCCGAAGCTCAGCGCCAGGCGATCGCACGCGACCGCGAACGCGTGCTTCGGCTGGCCGAGCGCGCCCGCCGCGCGCTGGCGACCTCGACGCAGCGGCTTTCGGCAAGGGTGGCCCATAGCGGACAATTGCTCAACGCCCTGTCGTATCGCGGCGTGCTGGCGCGGGGCTTTGCGCTGGTGCGCGATGAAGCCGGCCATCCCTTGCATGCGCGGGCCGATATCGCGCCGGGCGAGCGGATGAGCCTCGAATTTTCAGATGGGCAGGTCGGGGTCACCGCAGATGCCGGCGAAGCCGTCGCCGAGCCGAAGCCTGCGGCGCGAGAGACGAAGCCCGCCGCGCCCAAGCGTACGGCCAAACCGGTCGATCAGGGCAACCTGTTCTAG
- a CDS encoding dienelactone hydrolase family protein, with protein sequence MRLPSLVIALTLLAAILPARAASLPPPQAVEIPSGTTTLHAQLFKPEGNGPFPVVIALHGCGGLGGHSEPVQVRYRDWAEELLKDGKAVLFPDSYGSRELGPQCRVRERRVTARRERVTDILAARQWLIQQSWAARDRISLMGWANGASALLWAVRPQLLLHRAEPDFRSAVAFYPDCRLSSGLGWSARVPTLVLIGAKDDVSSPPACRQMVEGAHGRSALTRIVVYPSAYHDFDRPNLPVQAIGPNPDAADPEKGHVGTDAEARADSQKRVAEWLAR encoded by the coding sequence ATGCGTCTTCCATCGCTAGTTATCGCACTCACGCTCCTGGCCGCGATTTTGCCGGCACGCGCGGCTTCGCTGCCACCGCCGCAAGCCGTCGAGATTCCGTCCGGGACGACGACGCTGCACGCCCAGCTTTTCAAGCCGGAAGGCAACGGCCCGTTTCCGGTCGTGATCGCGTTGCATGGGTGTGGCGGGCTGGGCGGCCATTCCGAGCCGGTCCAGGTTCGCTATCGCGACTGGGCCGAAGAGTTGCTCAAGGATGGGAAAGCCGTCCTGTTTCCCGATAGCTATGGCTCGCGCGAGCTCGGCCCGCAATGTCGCGTCAGGGAACGCCGCGTCACCGCGCGCCGCGAGCGGGTCACCGATATTCTGGCGGCGCGGCAATGGCTGATACAGCAGTCCTGGGCGGCGCGCGACCGCATCAGCCTGATGGGCTGGGCCAATGGCGCGAGCGCGCTGTTGTGGGCGGTTCGTCCGCAACTATTGCTGCATCGCGCCGAGCCGGATTTCCGCTCGGCTGTCGCCTTCTATCCTGACTGCCGCCTGTCGTCGGGACTCGGCTGGAGCGCGCGCGTTCCGACGCTGGTGCTGATCGGCGCCAAAGATGACGTCAGTTCGCCACCGGCCTGCCGTCAGATGGTGGAGGGCGCTCACGGCCGCAGTGCGCTGACGCGCATCGTGGTCTATCCGAGCGCCTATCACGACTTCGATCGGCCTAATCTGCCCGTTCAGGCGATCGGTCCGAATCCGGACGCTGCCGATCCGGAAAAGGGTCATGTCGGCACTGATGCGGAAGCGCGTGCCGATTCGCAAAAGCGCGTCGCCGAGTGGCTGGCGCGGTAG
- a CDS encoding winged helix-turn-helix domain-containing protein: MAELDDIIHQPLRLRIMAALNALPAGEGLEFSRLKKMTGATDGNLGAHIETLAKSGYVGVEKAFVGKRPQTTVTATAAGRSAFARHVASLQQIIAASGGNG, translated from the coding sequence ATGGCCGAACTCGACGACATCATTCACCAGCCGCTGCGCTTGCGGATCATGGCGGCGCTGAATGCGCTGCCGGCAGGCGAGGGGCTTGAGTTTTCCCGTTTGAAAAAAATGACCGGCGCGACCGATGGCAATCTCGGCGCGCATATCGAAACGCTAGCCAAATCCGGCTATGTCGGTGTCGAAAAGGCCTTTGTCGGCAAGAGGCCGCAGACGACGGTGACTGCGACTGCGGCCGGCCGTAGCGCCTTTGCCCGCCATGTCGCCTCGCTCCAGCAGATCATCGCCGCCTCCGGGGGAAACGGTTAG
- a CDS encoding DUF2093 domain-containing protein has product MLNKSGPPGHGEAQLQYLDGDFRVISPGTYVRCAVTDVRIPLDELKYWSVDLQEAYAQPTAVLQRHFPSALKR; this is encoded by the coding sequence GTGCTCAATAAATCCGGTCCGCCGGGCCACGGCGAGGCGCAACTGCAATATCTGGATGGCGATTTCCGCGTGATCTCGCCGGGAACCTACGTGCGCTGCGCCGTGACCGACGTGCGGATACCGCTCGACGAATTGAAGTATTGGAGCGTCGATTTGCAGGAAGCCTATGCGCAACCGACCGCCGTGCTCCAGCGGCATTTTCCCAGCGCGCTGAAACGCTAG
- a CDS encoding lysophospholipid acyltransferase family protein, with the protein MKKQIRDLLRSSWLQRAVGSLAAGFLRLVWRTSRFSFDPSDVYEIVEPQMPAIFAFWHGQHFMTAFVKTKESQRVKVLISRHRDGEYNAIAAERLGIGTIRGSGDHGSAFHRKGGVGAFKEMVRALEQGYNVALTADVPKRSRIAGLGIIMLARESGRPIMPFAMVTSRYWRLKNWDRTTINLPFSRGALVGGEIIMVPPDATPEVMEALRVRLEASLNNATVRAYAQVGRPDGAP; encoded by the coding sequence TTGAAGAAACAGATTCGCGATCTGCTGCGCAGCAGCTGGCTTCAGCGCGCGGTGGGTTCGCTCGCGGCCGGATTCCTGCGGCTGGTCTGGCGCACCAGCCGCTTCAGCTTCGATCCGTCCGATGTCTATGAGATCGTCGAGCCGCAGATGCCGGCCATTTTCGCCTTCTGGCATGGCCAGCACTTCATGACCGCTTTCGTCAAGACCAAGGAAAGCCAGCGCGTCAAGGTTTTGATTTCGCGGCATCGCGACGGCGAATACAACGCCATTGCTGCCGAGCGGCTCGGGATCGGCACCATCCGCGGCTCCGGCGACCATGGCTCGGCGTTTCATCGCAAGGGCGGCGTCGGTGCGTTCAAGGAGATGGTACGCGCGCTCGAACAGGGCTATAACGTTGCGCTGACCGCCGATGTGCCGAAGCGTTCGCGAATTGCGGGGCTTGGCATCATCATGCTGGCGCGCGAATCCGGACGGCCGATCATGCCGTTCGCGATGGTGACCAGCCGCTACTGGCGTTTGAAGAACTGGGACCGGACCACGATCAATCTGCCGTTCAGCCGGGGGGCGTTGGTGGGAGGCGAAATAATCATGGTTCCACCCGACGCCACGCCCGAGGTCATGGAAGCGTTGCGCGTGCGGCTGGAGGCCTCGCTGAATAACGCCACGGTGCGCGCCTACGCGCAAGTCGGCCGTCCCGATGGGGCCCCTTGA
- a CDS encoding 3-deoxy-D-manno-octulosonic acid transferase produces the protein MANALPMTLRVYRRLSSVAVPLAPALIKRRLKQGKEDPERVAERRGVSGDPRPQGPLVWIHGASVGEVLAAAALIEKLRALDIRILLTSGTVTSAAIVAKRFPPDIIHQYVPYDSPRYVARFLDHWRPSLALFIESDLWPNLILSSAGRRLPMVLINGRMSHRSFPRWRRVSNTISALLSQFEVCLAQSRIDAERFTTLGARNVVVTGNLKLDVPAPPADFTKLERLMSVTRGRPIIVAASTHPGEEEILLEAHRALAGPFPSLLTVIVPRHPGRGEAVAQMIEASGLHASLRSRDELPIAATDIYVADTMGELGLFYRLSPVVFMGGSLIEHGGQNPIEAVKLGASVVHGPHIFNFADVYEALDGAGGARLAATREALVKQLGQLLADPGARGRVLGAAERVVSQLGGALDRTLAALEPYILQLRLEMGAADA, from the coding sequence ATGGCTAACGCCCTGCCGATGACATTGCGGGTCTACCGGCGGTTATCCTCGGTCGCAGTCCCGCTTGCGCCGGCGCTGATCAAACGGCGGTTGAAGCAGGGCAAGGAAGATCCGGAGCGCGTCGCCGAGCGGCGGGGCGTGAGCGGCGATCCTCGGCCGCAAGGACCGCTGGTGTGGATTCACGGCGCGAGCGTCGGCGAGGTGCTGGCGGCTGCCGCGCTGATCGAAAAGCTTCGCGCGCTCGATATCCGCATCCTCCTGACCTCCGGCACTGTCACCTCGGCGGCCATCGTCGCCAAGCGCTTTCCCCCCGACATCATTCATCAATACGTTCCATACGACTCGCCGCGCTATGTCGCGCGCTTTCTCGATCACTGGCGGCCGAGCCTGGCGCTGTTCATCGAATCCGACCTGTGGCCGAACCTCATTCTGTCGAGCGCCGGCAGGCGCCTGCCGATGGTCTTGATCAACGGACGGATGTCGCATCGCTCGTTTCCACGCTGGCGGCGCGTCAGCAACACGATTTCGGCCCTGCTCAGCCAGTTCGAAGTTTGCCTGGCACAGTCCCGCATCGACGCGGAGCGCTTTACCACGCTCGGTGCGCGCAATGTCGTCGTCACGGGCAATCTCAAGCTCGACGTTCCGGCGCCTCCCGCCGACTTCACCAAGCTGGAACGGCTGATGTCGGTGACGCGTGGCCGGCCGATCATCGTGGCCGCGTCGACGCATCCGGGAGAAGAAGAAATTCTGCTCGAAGCGCACCGCGCGCTGGCCGGACCGTTTCCGTCGCTCCTGACCGTCATCGTGCCGCGGCACCCCGGCCGCGGCGAGGCGGTCGCGCAGATGATCGAAGCGTCAGGCCTGCACGCCAGTCTGCGTTCGCGCGATGAACTGCCGATCGCTGCCACCGATATCTACGTCGCCGACACCATGGGCGAACTGGGACTGTTCTACCGCCTCTCGCCGGTCGTTTTCATGGGCGGATCGCTGATCGAACATGGCGGACAGAATCCAATCGAAGCCGTCAAGCTCGGCGCATCGGTCGTTCACGGGCCTCACATCTTCAATTTCGCCGACGTTTACGAGGCGCTCGATGGCGCGGGCGGCGCGCGGCTTGCGGCAACGCGCGAGGCGCTGGTGAAGCAGCTCGGCCAGTTGCTCGCCGATCCCGGCGCGCGCGGTCGTGTGCTCGGCGCTGCCGAACGCGTGGTGTCGCAGCTTGGCGGCGCGCTCGACCGGACGCTTGCGGCACTCGAGCCCTATATCTTGCAGTTGCGCCTCGAAATGGGGGCGGCCGATGCATGA
- a CDS encoding alpha/beta hydrolase codes for MSKWIIRFPLNVLSWAIGLVGIAALTLTAMIAAPLERLPELTSISQTVRAVDRSAMPPLSRFSARDGTELAFRHYPARGPSTGQIAILVHGSAGSSVAVHALADALAARGVETYAPDIRGHGGSGSRGDVGFIGQLEDDMADFVAVVRKTSPNEPLTLLGHSSGGGFALRVAGSQIQDLFARTVLLAPYLGYDAPSTRADSGGWAKADIPRFLALVALQRLGIDCCGSLPTLAFAVPANSERNVNRAYSYRLMRNFATRSYQHDLAGARHPITLISGAADELMLPGNYADAVHAVAPSVEVRLIDGVDHMGIVCNAQGVAAVADYVASTRTGS; via the coding sequence ATGTCGAAATGGATCATTCGCTTTCCCTTGAACGTCTTGAGCTGGGCCATCGGCCTTGTCGGCATCGCTGCGCTGACGTTGACGGCCATGATCGCAGCTCCTTTGGAGCGCCTGCCTGAGCTGACCTCGATCTCGCAGACCGTGCGCGCGGTCGACCGCAGCGCGATGCCACCGCTGTCGCGGTTCTCCGCTCGCGACGGCACCGAGCTCGCTTTTCGCCATTACCCGGCGCGGGGCCCCTCGACCGGCCAGATCGCGATTCTCGTGCACGGCTCTGCCGGCTCGAGCGTCGCCGTCCACGCGCTGGCCGACGCGCTCGCCGCGCGCGGGGTGGAGACGTACGCGCCCGATATTCGCGGCCATGGTGGTTCCGGCAGCCGCGGCGACGTTGGCTTCATCGGCCAGCTCGAAGACGACATGGCAGACTTCGTCGCAGTGGTACGCAAGACGTCGCCGAACGAGCCCCTGACGCTGCTTGGCCACTCTTCCGGTGGAGGCTTTGCGCTACGGGTCGCGGGGTCGCAGATCCAGGACCTGTTTGCGCGCACTGTGCTGCTCGCGCCTTATCTCGGCTATGACGCGCCCTCTACCCGCGCTGATTCCGGCGGTTGGGCGAAGGCCGACATTCCGCGTTTCCTTGCGCTGGTGGCTCTGCAGAGGCTCGGGATCGACTGCTGCGGATCCTTGCCGACGCTGGCCTTCGCGGTGCCGGCAAACTCGGAACGCAACGTCAATCGGGCCTATTCGTATCGCCTGATGCGCAATTTCGCGACGCGCAGCTATCAGCATGATCTCGCCGGCGCGCGCCATCCGATCACGCTGATTTCAGGCGCCGCGGACGAACTGATGCTGCCCGGCAACTATGCCGACGCGGTGCATGCGGTCGCGCCGTCCGTCGAGGTCAGGCTGATTGACGGCGTCGATCACATGGGCATTGTCTGTAACGCGCAAGGGGTCGCAGCGGTCGCCGATTACGTCGCCAGCACACGGACAGGATCATGA
- a CDS encoding DUF4170 domain-containing protein has translation MPDSAPQQLLHLVLGGELNDLEHNTFKDLSQVEIVGLYPNYATAYAAWRAKAQLTVDNAQMRYFIVHLHRLLDPDQDTKPAR, from the coding sequence ATGCCAGATAGTGCCCCACAACAGTTGTTGCATCTCGTCCTCGGCGGCGAACTGAACGACCTTGAGCACAATACGTTCAAGGATCTTTCGCAGGTGGAAATCGTCGGGCTATATCCCAACTACGCGACCGCCTACGCAGCCTGGAGGGCAAAGGCGCAACTGACGGTGGACAACGCCCAGATGAGGTACTTCATCGTCCATCTCCATCGGCTGCTTGATCCCGATCAAGACACGAAGCCTGCCCGTTGA
- the purD gene encoding phosphoribosylamine--glycine ligase produces MNILLLGSGGREHALAWKIAASPLVTKLWCAPGNAGIAREAECVALDVADHAAVIAFCQRNEVDLVVVGPETPLAAGIVDDLTRAGIKAFGPTKQAARLEGSKGFTKDLCTEFNIPTGAYRCFDNAADALVYVRQQGAPIVVKADGLAAGKGVVVAMTLGEAEAAVAMMFEGAFGAAGAEVVIEEYLTGREISFFALCDGETAIPLASAQDHKRVFDNDQGPNTGGMGAYSPTPFVTPEIHEAIMADIIGPTVAGMKKRGTPFRGVLYAGVMLTATGPKLFEYNVRFGDPECQVLMLRMMSDIIPAMLAACDGELKHFDLRWYPEPALTVVLAANGYPGDYAKGTRIDGLDEAAQIEGVEIFQAGTMANDGVILANGGRVLNVCASGKTVVEARQRAYAAIDRIKWPDGFCRHDIGWQAVEQEQAQK; encoded by the coding sequence ATGAATATTCTTTTGCTGGGCTCCGGTGGCCGCGAACATGCTCTCGCCTGGAAGATTGCGGCTTCCCCCCTGGTGACCAAACTGTGGTGCGCGCCCGGCAATGCCGGTATCGCCCGTGAAGCCGAATGCGTCGCGCTCGACGTCGCCGACCATGCGGCGGTCATCGCGTTTTGCCAACGCAACGAGGTCGATCTCGTCGTGGTCGGGCCGGAAACGCCGCTGGCTGCCGGCATCGTCGACGATCTCACACGCGCCGGCATCAAGGCGTTCGGACCGACCAAGCAGGCGGCACGGCTTGAGGGCTCGAAAGGTTTTACCAAGGATCTCTGCACCGAGTTCAACATTCCGACCGGCGCCTATCGTTGTTTCGATAATGCCGCCGATGCGCTTGTCTATGTCCGCCAGCAAGGCGCGCCGATCGTCGTCAAGGCGGACGGGCTTGCGGCAGGCAAGGGCGTCGTGGTGGCGATGACGCTTGGCGAGGCGGAAGCCGCTGTCGCCATGATGTTCGAGGGCGCGTTCGGCGCGGCCGGCGCCGAGGTCGTAATCGAGGAATATCTGACGGGGCGCGAGATCAGCTTCTTTGCGCTGTGCGACGGCGAGACCGCGATCCCGCTCGCGTCCGCGCAAGATCACAAGCGCGTCTTCGACAACGATCAGGGGCCGAATACCGGCGGCATGGGCGCCTATTCGCCGACGCCTTTCGTGACGCCGGAGATTCACGAGGCCATCATGGCTGATATCATCGGGCCTACGGTTGCCGGCATGAAGAAACGCGGCACGCCGTTCCGCGGCGTGCTCTATGCCGGCGTGATGCTGACAGCTACGGGTCCGAAACTGTTCGAATACAACGTCCGCTTCGGCGATCCCGAATGCCAGGTGCTGATGCTGCGGATGATGTCCGACATCATTCCGGCGATGCTTGCGGCGTGCGACGGTGAGCTCAAGCATTTCGATCTGCGCTGGTATCCGGAACCGGCGTTGACGGTCGTGTTGGCCGCGAACGGATATCCCGGCGACTATGCCAAGGGAACCCGCATCGACGGGCTGGACGAAGCGGCGCAAATCGAGGGCGTTGAAATCTTCCAGGCTGGCACGATGGCAAACGACGGCGTCATCCTCGCCAATGGCGGCCGCGTGCTCAACGTCTGTGCTTCGGGCAAGACTGTTGTCGAGGCGCGGCAACGCGCGTATGCCGCAATCGATCGGATCAAATGGCCGGACGGCTTTTGCCGGCACGATATCGGCTGGCAGGCGGTGGAGCAGGAACAGGCGCAGAAGTAA
- a CDS encoding 3'(2'),5'-bisphosphate nucleotidase CysQ, whose amino-acid sequence MADGDAAHDVHPGILARDAALLTDTVREAGALALSLFRTELKNWIKGASSPVSEADIAVNELIAQKLRSSTPDYGWLSEESADDEARLGSKLVWIVDPIDGTRAYLAGREDWCVSVALVENAQPVLAAVFAPASNEFFFAERGRGSQLNGTAIHATSGTALDFPRIAGPKPLVERLNRNAGEISLHPRIGSLALRLCRVADGKLDAAFAGGQSRDWDLAAANLIVQEANGSMTALSGDTILYNRREVTHGVLVAAGRDRHASIVEQFRSSPLP is encoded by the coding sequence TTGGCGGACGGTGATGCCGCACACGATGTGCATCCGGGAATTCTTGCGCGCGACGCCGCCCTTCTGACCGACACGGTGCGGGAGGCAGGCGCCCTCGCGCTTTCCCTGTTCCGTACCGAATTGAAGAACTGGATCAAGGGCGCGTCGTCGCCGGTGTCGGAAGCCGATATCGCGGTCAACGAACTGATTGCCCAAAAACTTCGATCCTCAACGCCGGACTATGGCTGGCTGTCCGAGGAAAGCGCCGACGACGAAGCGCGTCTCGGCAGCAAGCTCGTATGGATCGTCGATCCGATCGACGGCACGCGCGCCTATCTCGCCGGCCGTGAAGACTGGTGCGTCAGCGTCGCGCTGGTCGAAAATGCGCAGCCGGTGCTGGCTGCGGTATTTGCGCCGGCCAGCAACGAGTTCTTTTTTGCGGAGCGCGGGCGCGGATCGCAGCTCAATGGGACCGCAATCCATGCGACGTCCGGCACCGCGCTGGATTTTCCCCGCATTGCGGGCCCGAAGCCGCTGGTCGAGCGGCTCAATCGCAACGCTGGCGAAATTTCGCTTCATCCGCGCATCGGGTCACTCGCGCTTCGCCTCTGCCGTGTAGCAGACGGCAAGCTTGACGCCGCTTTTGCGGGCGGTCAAAGCCGGGACTGGGACCTTGCGGCGGCCAATTTGATCGTGCAGGAAGCGAATGGTAGCATGACTGCGTTGTCGGGGGACACCATTCTGTACAATCGCCGCGAGGTGACGCACGGAGTTTTGGTGGCTGCGGGGCGCGATCGTCATGCAAGCATTGTCGAGCAATTTCGAAGCAGTCCCTTGCCGTGA
- the lpxK gene encoding tetraacyldisaccharide 4'-kinase, which produces MHEPAFWYRPSSGMSLLLSPLAAIYGAIAARRMRRKGFDAGIPVFCVGNYHVGGAGKTPTVLALVKLLRDLGETPVVLSRGYGGRLRGPVMVGPDRHLAADVGDEPLMLAQTVPVAVARERLDGLALAKSQGATVIVMDDGFQNPAIAKDASLIVIDGHRGLGNACVFPAGPLRAPLPPQIDRSDALIVVGEGKAAEAVAAAIAAQDKPVLTAQIKADEATLSSLRGQRVLAFAGIGDPDRFFRTLAGNGVEVIRQRAFADHHPFTQSEIEALLSEAKSEALIPVTTEKDLARLGVGGELPPWAQGIVAFPVKLEFDSALKLRRFVADRLLRARDGKFRKR; this is translated from the coding sequence ATGCATGAGCCGGCCTTTTGGTACCGGCCATCATCGGGGATGTCGTTGCTGCTGTCGCCGCTCGCCGCCATCTATGGCGCGATCGCAGCGCGGCGAATGCGGCGCAAGGGTTTTGACGCCGGCATCCCCGTCTTCTGCGTCGGCAACTATCACGTGGGAGGAGCCGGCAAGACGCCGACGGTGCTAGCGCTCGTGAAGTTGTTGCGCGATCTCGGCGAGACGCCGGTCGTGCTCAGCCGCGGCTATGGCGGGCGGTTGCGCGGACCGGTCATGGTCGGGCCGGATCGGCATCTTGCGGCTGATGTTGGCGACGAACCGCTGATGCTGGCGCAAACGGTGCCGGTCGCGGTGGCGCGTGAGCGCCTCGACGGGCTGGCGCTTGCCAAGTCCCAGGGCGCAACCGTGATCGTGATGGACGATGGTTTTCAGAATCCGGCGATCGCCAAGGACGCCTCGCTGATCGTGATCGATGGCCATCGCGGGCTTGGCAATGCCTGCGTTTTTCCCGCAGGTCCGTTGCGGGCGCCGCTGCCGCCGCAAATCGATCGCAGCGACGCGCTCATTGTCGTCGGCGAGGGAAAAGCGGCTGAAGCGGTCGCTGCCGCGATCGCGGCGCAGGACAAGCCGGTTCTGACCGCGCAAATCAAGGCCGACGAAGCCACACTGTCGTCGCTGCGCGGCCAGCGGGTGTTGGCTTTTGCCGGCATCGGCGACCCCGATCGCTTTTTCCGAACGCTAGCTGGCAACGGCGTCGAGGTGATACGCCAACGCGCCTTTGCCGATCATCATCCCTTTACGCAAAGCGAAATCGAAGCGCTGCTGTCGGAGGCCAAAAGTGAGGCTCTGATACCCGTGACGACCGAAAAAGATCTGGCGCGGCTCGGCGTCGGCGGAGAACTGCCGCCATGGGCGCAAGGCATCGTGGCCTTTCCGGTGAAGCTGGAGTTCGACAGCGCGCTCAAACTGCGGCGGTTCGTCGCCGACCGGTTGCTTCGCGCGCGGGACGGGAAATTTCGGAAACGCTAG